One Arthrobacter sp. StoSoilB20 DNA segment encodes these proteins:
- the holA gene encoding DNA polymerase III subunit delta: MAAAQNTRAKSVAANTVSWRDAAPAAVVLIMGPEDYLGIRAIDAIRTQVRGTTPDVELSRLNAASYEVGSLAMTVTPSLFGEGKLIEVEGLESMNDAFLADGLAYLQHPDQDVVLVLRHAGGVRGKKLLDAVKSAGWPVIDCQPLKKDSDKTAFVVSEFSAGGRRIEGEAVQALVNAVGANLSELAAACNQLIADATTAVTAETVERYYGGRVEATAFKVADAAMAGNGPVALSTLRHALATGVDPVPLVAALAAKLRTLAKVAGANGSPATIAKNLGMQPWLVEQAQRDVRRWTPEGLIRSIQVIAEADAQVKGESRDPVYAVEHAVTVIATSASRR, translated from the coding sequence GTGGCTGCTGCCCAAAACACCCGGGCCAAGAGCGTCGCGGCGAACACCGTCAGTTGGCGGGATGCGGCACCGGCCGCCGTCGTCCTGATCATGGGACCGGAAGATTATCTCGGTATCCGGGCCATCGACGCCATCCGGACCCAGGTGCGAGGCACCACCCCTGACGTCGAGCTCAGCCGGCTGAACGCAGCCTCCTACGAGGTCGGTTCCCTGGCGATGACCGTCACGCCGTCCCTTTTCGGTGAGGGCAAGCTGATTGAGGTCGAGGGCCTCGAGTCCATGAATGACGCCTTCCTCGCGGACGGGCTGGCCTATCTCCAGCATCCGGACCAGGACGTCGTCCTCGTGTTGCGCCATGCCGGAGGGGTGCGCGGCAAAAAGTTGCTCGATGCCGTGAAGTCCGCCGGCTGGCCCGTCATCGATTGCCAGCCGCTGAAGAAGGACTCGGACAAGACAGCATTCGTCGTCTCGGAGTTCAGTGCTGGAGGCCGCCGCATTGAGGGCGAAGCTGTCCAGGCGCTGGTGAACGCTGTGGGCGCCAACCTTTCCGAGCTGGCAGCGGCGTGCAACCAGTTGATCGCCGATGCCACTACCGCTGTGACGGCGGAGACCGTGGAACGCTACTACGGCGGCAGGGTCGAAGCAACGGCATTCAAAGTGGCGGATGCTGCGATGGCCGGGAACGGGCCGGTGGCACTGTCGACCCTGAGGCACGCCCTTGCCACGGGGGTGGACCCGGTTCCCTTGGTTGCAGCGCTGGCGGCCAAGCTGCGGACGTTGGCAAAAGTTGCGGGGGCCAATGGTTCGCCAGCGACCATCGCAAAAAATTTGGGAATGCAGCCCTGGCTTGTTGAGCAGGCACAGCGGGACGTCCGGCGGTGGACCCCAGAGGGTCTGATCCGCTCCATCCAGGTCATCGCGGAAGCGGACGCACAGGTGAAGGGCGAGTCGCGGGACCCCGTGTACGCCG
- a CDS encoding MIP/aquaporin family protein encodes MSLGIVFLSEVFGTMMLTLLGCGVVANVALKGTKGNNAGFLMVTWGWGIAVFAGVFVAAKSGAHLNPAVTLGLLVNQKAEYAPGVPVDFASTLTYFGAELLGAFLGAVVCWLAYKQHFDEEPLAANKLGTFSTGPAIRSTPWNLVTEIIGTFVLVFVILTFGGTPSGLGPLAVALLVVGIGVSLGGPTGYAINPARDLGPRIAHALLPIKGKGSSDWAYSWIPVVGPLVGGALAGLVAMWVPDIMPAIAG; translated from the coding sequence ATGTCTCTTGGAATTGTTTTCCTTTCCGAAGTATTCGGAACCATGATGCTGACCCTGCTGGGTTGCGGTGTCGTGGCAAACGTCGCGCTCAAAGGCACCAAGGGCAACAACGCCGGGTTCCTGATGGTGACGTGGGGCTGGGGTATTGCGGTCTTCGCGGGCGTTTTTGTGGCTGCAAAGTCCGGCGCGCACCTGAACCCGGCCGTGACGTTGGGCCTGCTGGTCAATCAAAAAGCAGAATACGCCCCCGGCGTTCCCGTGGATTTCGCGTCCACCCTGACCTACTTCGGCGCTGAATTGCTGGGCGCCTTCCTGGGTGCCGTAGTTTGCTGGCTCGCTTACAAGCAGCACTTCGATGAAGAACCCCTGGCGGCGAACAAGCTCGGAACCTTCTCCACCGGTCCGGCCATCCGTTCCACCCCCTGGAACCTCGTCACCGAAATCATCGGCACGTTCGTCCTGGTCTTCGTCATCCTGACCTTCGGCGGCACCCCTTCGGGCCTCGGGCCGCTGGCAGTAGCGCTGCTCGTGGTTGGTATTGGTGTTTCCCTCGGTGGACCCACCGGCTACGCCATCAACCCTGCCCGTGACCTCGGCCCCCGCATTGCACATGCCCTCCTTCCCATCAAGGGCAAGGGCAGCAGTGACTGGGCCTACTCCTGGATCCCTGTCGTGGGACCGCTGGTTGGTGGCGCACTTGCAGGCCTCGTGGCCATGTGGGTTCCCGACATCATGCCCGCGATCGCCGGCTGA
- the glpK gene encoding glycerol kinase GlpK, which yields MNQYVIAIDQGTTSSRAIVFDHSGNIVSTGQMEHEQIFPQAGWVEHNPAEIWNNTREVIASALSKANLTRHDIAAVGITNQRETAVVWDKNTGEAVYNAIVWQDTRTQPIVDQLAQDGGLERFKQKVGLPLATYFSGTKIKWILDNVDGARERAEAGDLLFGNTDAWVLWNLTGGVDGGVHVTDVTNASRTLFMDLETLQWDQEILDVFGVPASMMPTIKSSSEVYGQVHTSQLLRETPVAGILGDQQAATFGQAAFQAGEAKNTYGTGCFLIFNTGEEIVHSKNGLLTTLGYKLGDAKPHYALEGSIAVTGSLIQWLRDNLGMISSAPEVEELAAGVKDNGGVYIVPAFSGLFAPYWRADARGAIVGLTRFANKGHIARAALEATAFQTREVLDAVNADSGVPLTELKVDGGMVANEALMQFQADILGVPVVRPKVVETTALGAAYAAGLAVGFWKDLGELSANWNEDKRWEPQLPAEEQERQLRLWKKAVTKSMDWVDEDVK from the coding sequence ATGAATCAATACGTCATCGCCATTGATCAGGGCACCACAAGCTCCCGCGCAATCGTCTTCGACCACTCCGGCAACATCGTCTCCACCGGCCAGATGGAACACGAGCAGATCTTCCCCCAGGCCGGATGGGTTGAGCACAACCCCGCCGAAATCTGGAACAACACCCGTGAGGTCATCGCCTCGGCGCTGTCCAAGGCGAACCTGACCCGGCACGACATCGCCGCTGTCGGAATCACCAACCAGCGCGAAACTGCTGTGGTGTGGGACAAGAACACCGGCGAGGCTGTCTACAACGCCATTGTTTGGCAGGACACCCGTACCCAGCCGATCGTTGACCAGCTGGCCCAGGATGGCGGGCTCGAACGGTTCAAGCAGAAGGTCGGCCTCCCGCTGGCCACCTACTTCTCCGGCACCAAGATCAAATGGATCCTGGACAACGTGGACGGCGCCCGCGAACGCGCCGAAGCCGGTGACCTCCTGTTTGGCAACACCGACGCCTGGGTCCTGTGGAACCTGACCGGCGGAGTTGACGGCGGCGTCCACGTCACCGATGTCACCAACGCGTCCCGCACTCTCTTCATGGACCTTGAGACGCTCCAATGGGACCAGGAAATCCTGGATGTCTTCGGCGTTCCTGCCTCCATGATGCCAACCATCAAGTCCTCCTCCGAGGTCTACGGCCAGGTCCACACATCGCAGCTTCTGCGCGAAACACCTGTGGCCGGCATCCTTGGAGACCAGCAGGCAGCAACGTTCGGCCAGGCGGCCTTCCAGGCCGGCGAAGCGAAGAACACCTACGGCACTGGCTGTTTCCTGATCTTCAACACGGGCGAGGAAATCGTTCACTCCAAGAACGGACTCCTCACCACGCTGGGATACAAGCTCGGAGACGCCAAACCGCACTACGCGCTTGAAGGCTCCATCGCGGTCACCGGCTCCTTGATCCAATGGCTCCGCGATAACCTGGGCATGATCAGCTCCGCCCCGGAAGTAGAGGAATTGGCTGCCGGTGTAAAGGACAACGGCGGCGTTTACATTGTCCCCGCCTTCTCCGGCCTGTTCGCACCCTACTGGCGCGCAGATGCCCGCGGTGCCATCGTCGGGCTGACCCGTTTCGCGAACAAGGGGCACATTGCCCGGGCAGCCTTGGAAGCAACTGCCTTCCAGACCCGGGAGGTGCTGGACGCCGTCAACGCGGACTCCGGCGTTCCGCTCACCGAGTTGAAGGTCGACGGCGGCATGGTCGCCAACGAGGCCCTCATGCAGTTCCAGGCCGACATCCTTGGTGTACCGGTGGTCCGACCGAAGGTTGTGGAAACCACTGCCCTGGGCGCGGCCTACGCAGCCGGCCTGGCCGTCGGATTCTGGAAGGACCTGGGCGAGCTCAGCGCCAACTGGAACGAGGACAAGCGTTGGGAACCGCAGCTGCCGGCAGAGGAGCAGGAGCGCCAGCTGCGGCTCTGGAAGAAGGCCGTAACAAAGTCCATGGATTGGGTCGACGAGGACGTTAAGTAG
- a CDS encoding glycerol-3-phosphate dehydrogenase/oxidase, whose translation MGHNRISGTSQHAQQRDSVVALQERPTAKVLIIGGGINGVGTFRDLALQGVDVALVERGDYCQGASGASSHMIHGGIRYLENGEFRLVQESVVERNRLLRIAPHYVKPLQTTIPIFSTFSGILSAPMRFLTHKQGKPKERGAFLIKVGLSMYDFFSRDGGSVPRHQFRGRTRALAELPKLHSGIKYAATYFDASVHNPERLTLDVLQDGEKAGLGGGLPGGSARASNYVSLVSMGQDGVLLRDELTGREFEFQADVIVNTTGAWVDLTNQAMGAVSKFMGGTKGSHIVLDHPELLAACNGREIFFEHTDGRIVLIYPMGDRVLVGTTDVDADMSEDAVCTEEEIDYFFDLVGHVFPTIKVERDQIVYSFAGVRPLPRHDETQPGFVSRDYRIERSVRTGDGAVATPGGKAAVVLSLVGGKWTTFRALAEHMTNDVLRELGMERKVSTAKLAIGGGAGFPATEQGEQEWIKKHMGPGLDADRVAGLLTRYGTRAEAVIEYLNAGQDQPLRSTRELSVRELAFMAEHEQIGHLIDVLIRRTSLAFRGLVTGELLNEIAAALAEPLGWDAAAREAEIRHAQDVLKRFHKVDVHSLVA comes from the coding sequence TTGGGACACAACAGGATTTCCGGTACCTCACAACACGCACAGCAGCGCGACTCCGTCGTTGCACTGCAGGAGCGGCCCACGGCAAAGGTACTCATCATCGGCGGAGGCATCAACGGCGTGGGAACGTTCCGCGATCTTGCCCTGCAAGGTGTGGATGTCGCCCTTGTTGAACGTGGCGACTACTGCCAAGGTGCCAGTGGCGCCTCTTCCCACATGATCCACGGTGGCATCCGCTACCTCGAAAACGGTGAATTCCGCCTGGTCCAGGAATCCGTGGTTGAGCGCAACAGGCTCCTGCGGATCGCCCCGCACTACGTCAAGCCACTGCAGACCACCATCCCCATCTTCAGCACCTTCTCCGGAATCCTCTCCGCACCCATGCGTTTCCTGACCCACAAGCAGGGCAAGCCCAAGGAACGCGGTGCCTTCCTCATCAAGGTCGGCCTGAGCATGTATGACTTCTTCTCCCGTGACGGCGGAAGCGTACCCCGCCACCAGTTCCGTGGACGGACCAGGGCCCTTGCGGAGCTTCCCAAGCTTCACTCGGGGATCAAGTATGCGGCCACCTATTTCGATGCCTCGGTCCACAACCCTGAGCGCCTGACCCTCGATGTCCTCCAGGATGGCGAGAAGGCAGGTCTTGGCGGCGGCCTTCCCGGTGGAAGTGCCCGCGCCAGCAACTACGTCTCCCTCGTTTCCATGGGGCAGGACGGGGTCCTGCTCCGTGATGAACTCACCGGCAGGGAGTTTGAGTTCCAGGCAGATGTGATCGTCAACACGACCGGTGCCTGGGTGGACCTCACCAACCAGGCCATGGGCGCAGTCAGCAAGTTCATGGGCGGCACCAAGGGCTCGCACATTGTCCTGGACCATCCGGAACTACTTGCCGCCTGTAACGGCCGGGAAATCTTCTTCGAGCACACTGACGGCCGCATCGTCCTGATCTACCCCATGGGGGACCGCGTGCTGGTAGGCACCACGGATGTGGACGCAGATATGTCCGAAGACGCCGTCTGCACCGAAGAAGAGATCGACTACTTCTTTGACCTCGTCGGGCACGTGTTCCCCACCATCAAGGTGGAGCGGGACCAGATCGTCTACAGCTTCGCAGGCGTCCGTCCGCTGCCCCGCCACGACGAAACCCAGCCGGGCTTCGTCTCACGTGACTACCGCATTGAGCGCAGCGTCCGCACCGGTGACGGTGCGGTGGCAACGCCAGGCGGCAAGGCCGCCGTCGTACTCAGCCTGGTAGGCGGCAAGTGGACGACGTTCCGCGCCTTGGCCGAGCACATGACCAACGACGTCCTGCGCGAACTGGGCATGGAGCGCAAAGTCTCGACGGCGAAACTCGCCATCGGTGGAGGCGCCGGCTTCCCTGCCACTGAACAGGGCGAGCAGGAATGGATCAAGAAGCACATGGGTCCGGGCCTTGACGCAGACCGGGTTGCCGGGCTGCTGACTCGTTACGGAACCAGGGCCGAGGCGGTCATTGAATACCTCAACGCAGGACAGGACCAGCCGTTGCGTTCCACGCGCGAACTGAGCGTCCGTGAGCTGGCATTCATGGCAGAGCATGAGCAGATCGGGCACCTCATTGATGTCCTGATCCGCCGGACATCCCTGGCGTTCCGTGGCCTGGTTACCGGCGAGCTGCTCAACGAGATTGCTGCTGCACTGGCCGAACCGCTGGGCTGGGACGCTGCTGCCCGGGAAGCCGAAATCCGCCACGCCCAGGACGTACTGAAGCGCTTCCACAAGGTTGACGTTCACAGTCTCGTAGCCTGA
- a CDS encoding helix-hairpin-helix domain-containing protein: MDRPSSEPLDPSASVGPAVPDSSEPTQSAATEPRGSLLVHVAGAVNKPGVVSLPLGSRVFQAIDAAGGATPEAELSGLNLAEVLSDGVKVVVPVAGEAPNAAPSPLEGSGAATGNSGGSTTKVNINTATLEELGTLPRVGPVTAQRILDWRKEHGAFASVDELDAIDGIGPKLMESLKELVTVQGG, from the coding sequence ATGGACCGGCCATCATCAGAACCGCTGGATCCTTCTGCATCTGTTGGCCCTGCTGTTCCGGATTCGTCCGAACCAACGCAGTCAGCAGCCACGGAGCCCCGGGGGAGTCTCCTTGTTCATGTCGCGGGAGCCGTCAATAAGCCCGGTGTCGTTTCGTTGCCGCTCGGTAGCCGCGTCTTCCAAGCCATAGATGCCGCCGGAGGTGCAACTCCCGAGGCTGAACTTTCCGGGCTGAACCTTGCCGAGGTTCTCAGCGATGGAGTTAAGGTGGTTGTTCCCGTGGCGGGGGAGGCCCCGAATGCTGCCCCCTCCCCGCTTGAAGGCAGCGGTGCCGCTACCGGCAACTCGGGCGGCAGTACAACCAAGGTCAATATCAACACAGCCACCTTGGAGGAATTGGGGACTTTGCCTCGGGTGGGTCCAGTAACTGCCCAGCGAATTCTCGACTGGAGGAAAGAGCACGGAGCCTTCGCGTCGGTGGACGAACTGGACGCCATAGATGGGATCGGACCCAAGCTCATGGAGTCACTGAAGGAGTTGGTGACGGTGCAGGGTGGCTGA
- a CDS encoding DegV family protein, giving the protein MRSPALCRRPAIIFGGCVPEREPPAWIWLKERVARLRQPTAPAPVADVPLAAVVKTAVVTDSAAALPPDWVSAFTADGRLAVVPMPVMVGNEIYGEGEDDITQTLSLALASGASVKTSRPSPGQFEQAYLAAQRRGFESVVSIHISSELSGTADAARLAAARVGIPVEVVDSRTVGMAQGMGVQSAVVAAADGQESGEVRGFAERRMERTKVYFYVPSLEQLRRGGRIGAAASLFGTVLAIKPILAVDGGKIVPLEKVRSAVRAIARLEEIVAADVASRPAGQQRLAVHHFGNQVEAEALAARLNEKCPTCPPPQISALPAVLAAHAGLGVLAVIVGESSTPSD; this is encoded by the coding sequence GTGCGGTCGCCGGCACTGTGCCGGCGGCCAGCCATCATCTTTGGAGGTTGCGTGCCTGAGCGAGAACCACCCGCATGGATATGGCTCAAGGAAAGAGTGGCGCGCCTCAGGCAGCCTACAGCGCCGGCTCCAGTGGCTGACGTGCCGCTGGCCGCCGTCGTCAAGACTGCAGTCGTCACTGACTCCGCCGCTGCCCTGCCGCCGGACTGGGTATCGGCCTTTACCGCTGACGGACGCCTTGCAGTGGTTCCCATGCCGGTCATGGTGGGCAACGAAATTTACGGCGAGGGCGAGGACGACATCACCCAAACCCTGTCTTTGGCTCTCGCCTCGGGCGCCTCGGTCAAGACGTCGCGGCCATCACCCGGGCAGTTTGAACAGGCCTACCTTGCAGCCCAGCGCCGCGGTTTTGAATCCGTGGTGTCCATTCACATCTCCTCCGAACTCTCCGGAACCGCCGATGCCGCCCGCTTGGCTGCAGCCCGTGTCGGCATTCCCGTTGAGGTGGTGGATTCCCGAACAGTGGGTATGGCGCAGGGCATGGGGGTCCAGAGCGCGGTGGTTGCCGCCGCTGATGGGCAGGAATCAGGGGAAGTCCGCGGGTTCGCCGAGCGGCGCATGGAGCGCACCAAGGTCTATTTCTACGTTCCCAGCCTTGAACAGTTGCGCCGTGGAGGCCGAATCGGTGCCGCTGCATCTCTTTTCGGTACGGTTCTGGCGATCAAACCTATATTGGCGGTCGACGGCGGCAAGATCGTTCCGTTGGAAAAGGTCCGTTCCGCTGTGCGCGCCATTGCCCGGTTGGAAGAGATCGTTGCTGCGGATGTCGCATCACGTCCGGCTGGGCAGCAACGCCTGGCAGTTCACCACTTTGGCAATCAGGTGGAGGCCGAAGCCCTGGCTGCAAGGCTCAATGAGAAATGTCCCACGTGCCCGCCGCCCCAGATCAGTGCCCTTCCGGCTGTACTGGCTGCGCATGCGGGCTTGGGCGTTCTGGCGGTCATTGTGGGGGAGAGCAGCACGCCGTCGGACTGA
- the leuS gene encoding leucine--tRNA ligase, whose amino-acid sequence MSVQPETETGTAQAAAAETPEEGVYSFAAMEAKWPQVWEDLKVFTPADDGSRERRYVLDMFPYPSGDLHMGHAEAFAMGDVVARYLRQKGFDVLHPIGWDSFGLPAENAAIKRNAHPSEWTYANIDTQAASFKRYAISADWSRRIHTSDPEYYRWTQWLFKRFYERGLAYRKDSPVNWCPKDLTVLANEQVVNGACERCGTPVTKKSLNQWYFKITDYADRLLEDMDQLQGHWPERVLAMQRNWIGRSEGAHVRFVIEATQDRAEREVTVFTTRPDTLYGATFFVVAADAHLALDLVTPEQHDELMAYREKVKALSEIERQSTEREKTGVFTGRYAINPLNGEKLPVWAADYVLADYGTGAIMAVPAHDQRDLDFAKAFNLPVRAVLETGAEDPAETGVATAGEGTLKNSGDLDGLSKSEAIPAAIQILEKLGTGEKFVNFRLRDWLLSRQRFWGTPIPIIHCGECGEVPVPDDQLPVRLPDNLRGEALSPKGTSPLAAAVEWVNVECPNCGRAAQRDTDTMDTFVDSSWYFLRFVSPDYTEGPFDPEKINNWMPVGQYVGGVEHAILHLLYARFFTKVIKDIGLIEANEPFTALLNQGQVLNGGKAMSKSLGNGVDLGEQLDKFGVDAVRLTMVFASPPEDDVDWADVSPSGSAKFLARAWRLGQDVDSEPGVDPATGDRALRTVTHKTIADAAELLDNNKFNVVVARLMELVNATRKTIDSGAGAADPAVREAVEAVAVILSLFAPYTAEDLWNTLGHPASVANAGWPTHDDALLVQDTVTAVVQVQGKVRDRLEVSPDVTEDELRELALASENVQRAMDGRGIRTVIVRAPKLVNIVPA is encoded by the coding sequence GTGAGCGTTCAGCCGGAGACAGAGACCGGAACAGCACAGGCAGCCGCAGCTGAAACGCCTGAAGAGGGCGTCTACAGCTTCGCTGCGATGGAAGCCAAGTGGCCGCAGGTCTGGGAAGACCTCAAAGTCTTCACGCCGGCCGACGACGGTTCGCGGGAGCGCCGCTACGTGCTTGACATGTTCCCCTACCCTTCCGGCGACCTTCACATGGGCCACGCCGAAGCCTTTGCCATGGGCGATGTGGTTGCCCGCTACTTGCGCCAGAAGGGCTTCGACGTCCTGCACCCCATTGGCTGGGACTCTTTTGGCCTGCCGGCTGAGAATGCTGCGATCAAGCGCAACGCGCACCCCAGTGAGTGGACCTACGCCAACATTGATACCCAGGCGGCCTCGTTCAAGCGCTATGCCATCTCTGCCGACTGGTCACGCCGCATCCACACCTCGGATCCCGAGTATTACCGGTGGACCCAGTGGCTGTTCAAGCGCTTCTACGAGCGTGGCCTGGCCTACCGCAAGGATTCACCGGTCAACTGGTGCCCCAAGGACCTCACGGTTCTGGCAAACGAGCAAGTTGTCAACGGCGCTTGTGAGCGCTGCGGTACGCCTGTTACCAAGAAGTCCCTGAACCAGTGGTACTTCAAGATCACCGACTACGCAGACCGCTTGCTGGAGGACATGGACCAGCTGCAGGGCCACTGGCCTGAACGCGTTCTGGCAATGCAGCGCAACTGGATCGGCCGCTCCGAAGGCGCCCACGTGCGGTTCGTCATCGAAGCCACCCAAGACCGGGCCGAGCGCGAAGTTACTGTCTTCACCACCCGTCCGGACACCCTCTACGGTGCTACGTTCTTCGTTGTCGCAGCTGACGCGCATTTGGCTTTGGACCTGGTCACCCCGGAACAGCACGACGAACTCATGGCCTACCGCGAGAAGGTCAAGGCACTCTCCGAAATTGAGCGCCAGTCCACTGAACGTGAGAAGACCGGCGTCTTTACCGGCCGCTACGCCATCAACCCCCTCAACGGCGAGAAGCTCCCGGTATGGGCCGCTGATTATGTGCTGGCCGACTACGGCACAGGTGCCATCATGGCCGTGCCTGCGCACGACCAGCGTGACCTGGACTTCGCCAAGGCCTTCAACCTGCCTGTCCGGGCAGTGCTGGAGACCGGTGCCGAGGATCCTGCAGAGACTGGCGTAGCCACTGCCGGCGAAGGCACCCTGAAGAATTCCGGTGACCTGGATGGCTTGTCCAAGTCCGAGGCAATTCCGGCTGCGATCCAGATCCTGGAGAAGCTCGGAACGGGCGAGAAGTTTGTCAACTTCCGGTTGCGTGACTGGCTGCTGAGCCGCCAGCGTTTCTGGGGCACCCCCATCCCCATCATTCACTGCGGTGAATGTGGAGAAGTGCCCGTCCCCGATGACCAGCTGCCGGTCAGGTTGCCCGATAACCTGCGCGGTGAGGCGTTGTCGCCGAAGGGAACCTCCCCGTTGGCCGCCGCCGTCGAGTGGGTCAACGTGGAGTGCCCCAATTGTGGCCGGGCCGCCCAGCGCGATACCGACACCATGGACACGTTCGTGGACTCGTCCTGGTACTTCCTGCGCTTCGTCTCTCCTGACTACACCGAAGGCCCGTTCGATCCCGAAAAGATCAACAACTGGATGCCGGTGGGACAGTACGTGGGCGGCGTCGAGCACGCCATCCTGCACTTGCTGTACGCGCGCTTCTTCACCAAGGTCATCAAGGACATTGGCCTGATCGAAGCCAACGAACCGTTCACGGCCCTGCTCAACCAGGGCCAGGTGCTCAATGGCGGCAAAGCCATGAGCAAGTCCCTGGGCAACGGTGTGGACCTGGGGGAGCAGCTGGACAAGTTCGGCGTCGACGCCGTGCGCCTCACCATGGTCTTCGCCTCCCCACCGGAGGACGACGTCGACTGGGCGGACGTCTCGCCGTCGGGTTCGGCAAAGTTCCTGGCCCGGGCCTGGCGGCTCGGCCAGGACGTTGACAGTGAGCCAGGAGTAGACCCGGCAACTGGTGACCGCGCCCTGCGCACAGTCACGCACAAGACCATTGCCGATGCCGCGGAACTGTTGGACAACAACAAGTTCAACGTTGTGGTGGCCCGTCTCATGGAGCTGGTCAACGCTACCCGCAAGACCATCGATTCAGGTGCAGGTGCAGCGGACCCCGCCGTTCGCGAAGCGGTGGAAGCCGTTGCAGTGATCCTGAGCCTCTTTGCGCCATACACGGCCGAAGACCTCTGGAACACCCTCGGCCACCCGGCTTCAGTAGCCAACGCAGGCTGGCCCACGCACGACGACGCGCTGCTGGTGCAGGACACCGTTACCGCTGTGGTTCAGGTCCAAGGCAAGGTTCGCGACCGCCTGGAAGTTTCGCCGGACGTCACAGAGGACGAGCTCCGTGAGCTCGCTTTGGCCTCCGAAAACGTTCAGCGGGCCATGGACGGCCGCGGCATCCGCACCGTGATCGTTCGGGCACCTAAACTGGTGAACATCGTCCCTGCCTAG
- a CDS encoding ComEC/Rec2 family competence protein, whose product MAADDGVLVHILITGSPAPAPAPGHSSDGRWTVDASLIDLTSNGRVVRGTADIVVTGGAAWQNVRAGQSVRTTGTLKQVREGQPEAALLSASSAPVVTDSGFDARQTAADVRKRFVSAADWLPPDAAGLLPGMVTGDTSALPESLETAMKTTGMTHLTAVSGANCSLILGGFILLARCFRLPRPAAGIFAACGLFAFVMMVGPDPSVLRAAVMGAVGLAALTGGLRGRSLTFLCLATTILLLLDPAMAANVGFLLSILATLGIVLLAARIASWIPDWVPRWLAAGIAVPLSAQLLCGPVIIALQPQFTTFALIANVVAGPLVAPVTIFGTIAVALATALPWLAVVPIAVAGTCAGMVAGVARFFSGLPGAALAWAEGPVGIAAMVLSSVVTLLAVWMALHPADVKRRVMELHGVVATRLDSLLAPREQGTTKHGRLESCKETSGRNHLWLLPKTPGPRASRRTPSVGGMRHRPPSS is encoded by the coding sequence ATGGCAGCCGATGATGGGGTCCTCGTCCACATACTCATCACGGGCAGCCCCGCACCGGCGCCTGCACCGGGGCATTCCAGTGACGGCAGGTGGACGGTTGATGCGAGCCTGATAGATCTCACGTCCAACGGGAGGGTGGTGCGTGGAACTGCCGACATCGTTGTGACGGGTGGTGCTGCCTGGCAGAATGTGCGGGCGGGGCAGAGCGTCAGAACAACCGGAACGCTGAAGCAGGTGCGGGAGGGGCAACCAGAAGCAGCGCTTCTCAGCGCGTCCTCTGCTCCTGTCGTGACGGACTCCGGGTTCGATGCCAGGCAAACTGCGGCCGACGTCAGGAAACGGTTTGTCTCCGCTGCTGACTGGCTGCCTCCGGATGCGGCGGGCTTGCTTCCCGGAATGGTGACAGGCGACACCAGCGCCTTGCCGGAAAGCCTGGAAACGGCCATGAAGACCACGGGAATGACGCACCTAACGGCCGTTTCGGGAGCCAACTGTTCTCTTATCCTAGGTGGCTTCATTTTGTTGGCGCGGTGTTTTCGGCTTCCACGCCCGGCAGCCGGGATCTTTGCAGCATGCGGCCTCTTTGCCTTTGTCATGATGGTGGGGCCGGATCCAAGCGTCTTACGGGCCGCAGTCATGGGGGCGGTGGGATTGGCTGCTTTGACGGGTGGTCTGCGTGGACGTTCCTTGACTTTCCTCTGCCTCGCCACAACCATCCTGCTACTGCTGGACCCAGCAATGGCCGCCAACGTGGGGTTTCTGCTCTCGATCCTGGCGACGCTCGGAATTGTGCTGCTTGCGGCACGCATCGCGTCGTGGATCCCTGACTGGGTACCACGGTGGTTGGCTGCCGGCATTGCCGTGCCGTTGTCTGCGCAGCTGCTGTGCGGCCCCGTGATCATAGCTCTTCAACCACAGTTCACAACGTTCGCTCTGATTGCCAATGTCGTGGCCGGTCCTTTGGTAGCGCCGGTAACAATCTTCGGTACGATCGCCGTGGCTCTGGCCACTGCACTGCCCTGGCTCGCGGTGGTGCCCATCGCTGTCGCCGGGACCTGCGCTGGGATGGTTGCGGGAGTGGCACGGTTCTTTTCCGGATTACCCGGAGCTGCTCTGGCCTGGGCCGAGGGGCCCGTTGGGATAGCGGCAATGGTGCTCTCCTCGGTGGTGACACTCCTGGCCGTATGGATGGCGCTGCACCCTGCAGATGTGAAGCGTCGCGTCATGGAACTGCACGGGGTTGTTGCAACGCGACTCGATTCTCTGTTGGCACCCCGGGAGCAGGGCACTACCAAACATGGCAGACTTGAATCCTGCAAAGAAACGTCCGGAAGGAACCACCTGTGGCTGCTGCCCAAAACACCCGGGCCAAGAGCGTCGCGGCGAACACCGTCAGTTGGCGGGATGCGGCACCGGCCGCCGTCGTCCTGA